Within Lolium rigidum isolate FL_2022 chromosome 5, APGP_CSIRO_Lrig_0.1, whole genome shotgun sequence, the genomic segment ttttttttctgaaaacttgtttgtgaacatagaatgtctagatatatacatgcaaaaatttacttcagaattttttaacactttaaaatatattttcacataACGAATTCATATGACCGGTGAGTGGAGTTTGCTATAGGTTAGTGTTGACCGTGAATCCAGCTACTCTAAACCATTAGTAGATTTAGCAGCCCAATTTACCAGAATTGATGCTATGCGTAGTTTCTGCAATTTTCTCATCATGCGTACGCACAACAACCGGCTGCCCAGAAAAGTGGTTTCTCATGAAAAGATAGGAAAATGGTTTCACAAAGCGTTGACTTTTCCGATggcgcccctcctcctccccatcgtcctcctcctgctaccctccctcctcgccgccaccggcaccggcaccgccgACGACATCTGCATCGTCGGCAGCGGCATctcgggcgcctccaccgccttcTTCCTCACAAACTACACCACCTCCCTCCCCCAGCTCCGCGTCTTCGAGCGCCGGGGAAAGGTCGGCGGCCGCCTCGCCACCGTCACCGTCGGCGGGGACGACTTCGAGGCCGGCGGCGCCATCATCCACCCCCGCAACCTCCACGTGCGCCGCTTCGCCGCCCTCCTCGgcctcgccgccagggacgacggcgacgacgactggCTAGGAATCTGGGACGGCCGCCGCTTCGTGTTCAGCaccctccgcccgccgccgccgggaagCTCCTGGCTGCGCCGCAGGCTGCACGGCCTCGCCAACTCGCTCCTGCTGCTCAGGCGCTACGGCCTCTCGCTGCTCAGGATGGACAGCTTCGTGCAGGTTTGCTTTCGCCCTCTCTTCTTTTCTCCTGCTCTTGTATGATTTCATCAAGACCATGGTCTCAGTTCTAGGAAGAACCAAAATGGTACGGTTAAATTGACCACTAACTTCAGTGGCATCCTGAGATCTCAGCAAGCAGTTCCCATCTATCTGTTCATCTAATTGATAATCTGACTTACACAGCTTGACTGGGCATGATTGCCTTATAAGTCATCTTTGCTTTTCGTTACTACCTTTTCTTAGTTGAGATGAACAGATGATTATATTCTCTACCGTGATGAAGTGCATTAAATACTCACATTGTTATGCAGGAAATGTTGCAAAAATTTCTGCTGTACTACAATGGGTTTGAGTCCCGCCCTGTGTTCGACAGCGTTGAGGAGATGCTCAAGTGGTCGGGCCTGTATGGGCTCACTCAGAGGACCCTAGAGGAGGAGCTCATTGATGCTGGGCTAAATTCTCAAACTATATCAGAGCTCGTCACCgtatgtttcatttttttttttgcttcatctAAATTGATTGCCCACAGTTCTCTGTTTTGGGGGATATTCGGAACTATTCTATGATGCTCTGATTGTTGTATATGTGAAACTTCCTGTTACTTAATAGCCATCTTGGACTTTCTTAATGTGTAGTATCGATTTAGCTCAAAAATTATGTTAAATATTGTTTGAAACATTTCCCTATTTGAAGAGGGATTCTCTAGTACCAACGGAGATTTAACAAAACACTTTTATACTTCAAATCCTCAGCAGACCTAACTAGCAAAGCATATTTAAAAAAAGATAGTAATCAGGTCTAATTTTCTAGTCTGTTCTGCACAATGTAGAGTACACCATTAGCTGAAAAATCTCGATATGGTAATTCTGAAGAAACCTTTGGTCTTGCTGACATGTTTTTTTAGAACCACGCTGGTAATCATTGTCCTGCTATAATGTTACCCCTGTCCTTGATAGGTGATAACAAGGATCAACTATGGACAAAGCGTGAGTATAAGTGGCCTTGCGGGCGCTGTGTCTTTAGCTGGCTCTGAGTCTGGATTATGGGCTATCAAAGGAGGCAACTGGCAGCTAGCTGCTGGGTTGCTTAAGACTGCTAACGCCACCTTGCATCTCCAAGAAGGCATAGACTCAATCTCTGATGCGGGGGATTACTATGTTCTGAAAT encodes:
- the LOC124653369 gene encoding farnesylcysteine lyase-like, which translates into the protein MAPLLLPIVLLLLPSLLAATGTGTADDICIVGSGISGASTAFFLTNYTTSLPQLRVFERRGKVGGRLATVTVGGDDFEAGGAIIHPRNLHVRRFAALLGLAARDDGDDDWLGIWDGRRFVFSTLRPPPPGSSWLRRRLHGLANSLLLLRRYGLSLLRMDSFVQEMLQKFLLYYNGFESRPVFDSVEEMLKWSGLYGLTQRTLEEELIDAGLNSQTISELVTVITRINYGQSVSISGLAGAVSLAGSESGLWAIKGGNWQLAAGLLKTANATLHLQEGIDSISDAGDYYVLKSNEGHGYNCKVAVVATPLDEVNIKFAPPVSIPPRKMQHTHATFVKGLLNPKFFGLGSVSDIPELIATMELPDIPFSSISVLKKHGEHDMTYKVFSRTKLDDTLLDQIFSTREETIHIDWPAYPHYHAPEDFAPIILDGKHLYYVNTFESAASAMETGAVAAENVARLIISRLPLGLRAGLSLAASELHIKSFAGEQDSGRVDL